The following coding sequences lie in one Myxococcus xanthus genomic window:
- a CDS encoding cation-translocating P-type ATPase: protein MKDQPAAPERPDAPAPAGPPAGTKPPWHALPPDQVLTSLGSTAEGLTDEEARERLSRHGPNVLERAQGDGPLKLLWRQVNSPFIWVLIASAVLAVIMGKVTDGLVVAAVVVLNTLIGFVQEYRAGKAIESLSRMVPENATVIRAGRKLRVPAAQGVPGDVMELAPGDKVPADMRLLSARNLTVEEAALTGESVPAQKAVAPVPEEAELGDRASLLFGGTLVTSGSATAVVVATGQATELGRISTLLREATDLQTPLTKALAVIGKYITLGILVISAALLGVGLVRGYAVSEAVVVAITLAVAAIPEGLPAIVTIALAIGVQRMAARRAVIRKLPAVETLGSTTVICTDKTGTLTRNEMTVQALWTTHGRYALSGVGYSPKGALTRGGPPLEAPPPDVCELLLAGALCNDAALQPRDGQWDMTGDPTEAALLVAAEKVGMHVDDARQAHPRVDAIPFESENQFMATLHDDGKGGRRILLKGAPEVVLRRCALEDGCSSSSVLAEVDGLARQGMRVLAVAYREVTVSHVALRMEDVEGGLRLLGLEGMIDPPREEAMAAVRACHEAGITVKMITGDHPSTAAAIGAQLGLLKPGEEGVTGARLATTDDAALEEVALRSNVFARVAPEHKLRLVRALQRRQHVVAMTGDGVNDAPALKQANIGVAMGITGTAVAKDAADIVLTDDNFASIVAAVEEGRRVYDNLIKSLAFVLPTNLGLALILLFGVSLFPIQEVGGRLVPLMAMLPTQLLWINLVATVSLALPLAFEAREPDVMRRAPRDPEAPVLNRFVVMRTGLVALLMTAGAIGLFLWEYRRDIPRTGNAHALAEAQTMAVNTVISFQMFYLFMCRSLMGSVRKVGLFSNRSVFVGMGLLVLLQVAFMYLPFMQRVFGTAPLGLEDVGLSILVGAVVLPVVGLEKWLRQRKDDTDASSGRGAARLRERVPT from the coding sequence ATGAAAGACCAGCCCGCCGCACCCGAACGACCGGATGCACCAGCGCCCGCCGGGCCGCCTGCTGGCACGAAGCCCCCGTGGCACGCGCTGCCACCGGACCAGGTGCTGACGTCGCTCGGGAGTACGGCCGAAGGGCTGACGGACGAGGAAGCGCGCGAGCGGCTGTCGCGTCATGGGCCCAACGTGCTGGAGCGCGCCCAGGGGGATGGCCCGCTGAAGCTGCTGTGGCGGCAGGTGAACAGCCCCTTCATCTGGGTGCTCATCGCCTCCGCGGTGCTGGCTGTCATCATGGGGAAGGTGACGGACGGGCTGGTGGTGGCCGCGGTGGTGGTGCTCAACACCCTCATCGGCTTCGTGCAGGAGTACCGCGCGGGGAAGGCCATTGAGTCGCTCAGCCGCATGGTGCCGGAGAACGCCACGGTGATTCGCGCGGGCCGCAAGCTGCGGGTCCCCGCGGCGCAGGGCGTGCCGGGCGACGTCATGGAGCTGGCGCCGGGTGACAAGGTGCCCGCGGACATGCGGCTGCTCTCCGCGCGCAACCTCACGGTGGAGGAGGCCGCGCTCACGGGCGAGTCCGTGCCCGCGCAAAAGGCCGTGGCGCCCGTGCCGGAGGAGGCGGAGTTGGGGGACCGGGCCAGCCTGCTCTTCGGTGGCACCCTGGTGACGTCCGGCTCTGCCACCGCGGTGGTGGTGGCCACCGGGCAGGCCACCGAGCTGGGCCGCATCTCCACGCTGCTCCGCGAGGCCACCGACCTCCAGACACCGCTCACCAAGGCGCTGGCCGTCATCGGCAAGTACATCACCCTGGGCATCCTGGTGATCTCCGCCGCGCTGCTGGGGGTGGGGTTGGTTCGTGGCTACGCGGTGAGCGAGGCCGTCGTGGTGGCGATTACGCTGGCTGTCGCCGCCATTCCAGAAGGACTGCCCGCCATCGTCACCATCGCCCTGGCCATTGGAGTGCAACGCATGGCCGCCCGGCGCGCCGTCATCCGCAAGCTGCCCGCGGTGGAGACGTTGGGCAGCACCACCGTCATCTGTACGGACAAGACGGGCACGCTCACCCGCAATGAGATGACGGTGCAGGCCTTGTGGACGACCCACGGGCGCTACGCGCTCAGCGGCGTGGGCTACTCCCCCAAGGGGGCGCTGACGCGGGGAGGCCCGCCGTTGGAGGCGCCGCCGCCAGACGTGTGTGAGCTGCTGCTGGCGGGCGCGCTGTGCAACGACGCCGCGCTCCAGCCCCGCGATGGACAGTGGGACATGACGGGCGACCCCACCGAGGCCGCGCTGTTGGTGGCGGCGGAGAAGGTGGGCATGCACGTGGACGACGCCCGGCAGGCGCACCCTCGCGTGGACGCCATCCCCTTCGAGTCGGAGAACCAGTTCATGGCCACCCTGCACGATGACGGGAAGGGCGGCCGCCGCATCCTGCTCAAGGGGGCGCCGGAAGTCGTCCTGCGCCGCTGCGCCCTGGAGGACGGCTGCTCGTCCAGCTCGGTGCTGGCGGAGGTGGACGGCCTGGCGCGGCAGGGCATGCGCGTGCTCGCGGTGGCATACCGGGAGGTGACGGTGTCACACGTCGCGTTGCGCATGGAGGACGTCGAGGGCGGCCTGCGGCTGCTCGGCCTGGAGGGGATGATTGACCCGCCTCGCGAGGAGGCCATGGCCGCGGTGCGCGCCTGCCACGAGGCGGGAATCACGGTGAAGATGATTACCGGTGACCACCCCTCCACGGCGGCGGCCATCGGCGCGCAGTTGGGCCTGCTGAAGCCGGGGGAGGAGGGCGTCACAGGCGCGCGGCTGGCCACCACGGATGATGCGGCGCTGGAGGAGGTGGCCCTGCGCTCCAACGTCTTCGCGCGGGTGGCGCCCGAGCACAAGCTGCGGCTGGTGCGCGCGCTCCAGCGCCGGCAGCACGTGGTGGCCATGACGGGGGACGGCGTCAACGACGCGCCCGCGCTCAAGCAGGCCAACATCGGCGTGGCCATGGGCATCACCGGCACGGCGGTGGCGAAGGACGCGGCGGACATCGTGCTGACGGATGACAACTTCGCCTCCATCGTCGCGGCGGTGGAGGAGGGGCGGCGCGTCTACGACAACCTCATCAAGTCGCTGGCCTTCGTCCTGCCCACCAACCTGGGGCTGGCGCTCATCCTGCTGTTCGGCGTGTCCCTCTTCCCCATCCAGGAGGTGGGCGGACGGCTGGTGCCGCTGATGGCCATGCTGCCCACTCAGTTGCTCTGGATAAACCTGGTGGCCACGGTGTCACTGGCGCTGCCGTTGGCCTTCGAGGCCCGGGAGCCGGACGTCATGCGCAGGGCACCCAGGGACCCCGAAGCGCCGGTGCTCAACCGCTTCGTGGTGATGCGCACCGGACTGGTGGCGTTGCTGATGACCGCGGGCGCCATCGGCCTCTTCCTGTGGGAGTACCGCCGGGACATTCCTCGCACGGGAAACGCGCACGCGCTGGCCGAGGCCCAGACGATGGCGGTGAACACCGTCATCAGCTTCCAGATGTTCTACCTGTTCATGTGCCGCAGCCTCATGGGCTCGGTGCGCAAGGTGGGCCTCTTCAGCAACCGCTCGGTGTTCGTGGGCATGGGCCTGCTGGTGCTGCTCCAGGTGGCCTTCATGTACCTGCCCTTCATGCAGCGCGTGTTCGGCACCGCGCCCCTGGGCTTGGAGGACGTGGGCCTGTCCATCCTGGTGGGCGCGGTCGTGCTGCCGGTGGTGGGGCTGGAGAAGTGGCTGCGGCAGCGCAAGGACGACACGGACGCTTCATCAGGACGCGGCGCCGCGCGGCTGCGCGAGCGTGTGCCCACGTGA
- a CDS encoding DUF547 domain-containing protein, with translation MTLGVGSMRAQYKSTTIPAWNGLRVTRGELEGRAAPVPLGYAPAPVATSSAPRRRPHVFAVLLAVAALLGAGGALHVQGLLPARVPSPATPFSYHDYEKVLRHVRPDGDVDFASVGRERKTLDGFVDSLASFSPHNRPDVFPTPEDALAYWLNAYNALVLQQVVDGYPYLETVQQPLLGRFFWGRSWALGGERLTLWALHNRVLRREFADPRIHLALFQAARGGPRLDGSHFQPEFLDSQLNEAGRRFVGDRRNVRLERDTVYLTSLFEEYREDFLAALPEGRGGNVLQFVWAFLPDTCEERPGCDTRSDLDRACGPRLDQCRIAFMERDWTLPDAAARP, from the coding sequence ATGACCTTGGGGGTAGGCTCCATGAGGGCCCAGTATAAGTCGACGACTATCCCTGCTTGGAATGGACTCCGAGTTACGCGGGGTGAACTGGAGGGCCGGGCAGCCCCCGTCCCCCTGGGTTATGCTCCCGCCCCCGTGGCCACCTCTTCCGCTCCTCGCCGTCGTCCCCACGTCTTCGCCGTGCTGCTCGCCGTGGCCGCGTTGCTGGGCGCGGGAGGCGCGCTTCATGTCCAGGGCCTCTTGCCCGCGCGCGTGCCCTCCCCCGCCACCCCGTTCAGCTACCACGACTACGAGAAGGTGCTGCGGCACGTGCGCCCGGACGGTGACGTGGACTTCGCCTCGGTGGGGCGCGAGCGCAAGACGCTGGACGGCTTCGTCGACTCGCTGGCGTCGTTCTCCCCCCACAACCGCCCGGACGTCTTTCCCACGCCGGAGGACGCGCTGGCCTACTGGCTCAACGCCTACAACGCGCTCGTGCTCCAGCAGGTGGTGGACGGCTACCCGTACCTCGAAACCGTGCAGCAGCCCCTGCTGGGACGCTTCTTCTGGGGCCGCTCCTGGGCGTTGGGCGGAGAGCGGCTGACGCTGTGGGCACTGCACAACCGCGTGCTGCGCCGCGAGTTCGCCGACCCGCGCATCCACCTGGCGCTCTTCCAGGCCGCGCGCGGGGGCCCCCGGCTGGACGGCTCGCACTTCCAGCCGGAGTTCCTGGACTCGCAGCTCAACGAGGCCGGACGCCGCTTCGTGGGCGACCGGCGCAACGTGCGGCTGGAGCGGGACACCGTCTACCTGACGTCGCTCTTCGAGGAGTACCGCGAGGACTTCCTCGCCGCGCTGCCCGAGGGCCGCGGCGGCAACGTGCTCCAGTTCGTCTGGGCCTTCCTGCCGGACACCTGCGAGGAGCGCCCGGGCTGCGACACCCGCAGTGACCTGGACCGCGCCTGCGGCCCCCGGCTGGACCAGTGCCGCATCGCCTTCATGGAGCGGGACTGGACGCTGCCGGACGCCGCCGCGCGTCCCTGA
- a CDS encoding MarR family winged helix-turn-helix transcriptional regulator has product MRGMNGSGEQLERKTKPGSGPGQAGPAGDLPRQAWTLLFELMHTHMRNFPALAAEFDLSPVQAHVLRQLGEGPLAMSTLAAYLSCDASNVTGLVDRMEARGLVVRRSSEQDRRVKMLVLTEDGAALRERLLERIFEPPDAICGLPEEDLCALRDIMRRALGAQ; this is encoded by the coding sequence ATGAGAGGCATGAACGGGAGCGGCGAGCAGCTGGAGCGGAAGACGAAGCCGGGGAGTGGGCCCGGACAGGCCGGACCCGCGGGTGACTTGCCACGCCAGGCGTGGACACTCCTCTTCGAGCTGATGCACACACACATGCGCAACTTCCCCGCACTGGCGGCGGAGTTCGACCTGTCGCCGGTGCAGGCGCACGTGTTGCGGCAGTTGGGGGAAGGGCCGCTGGCCATGAGCACGCTGGCCGCCTACCTGTCGTGCGACGCGTCCAACGTCACGGGCCTGGTGGACCGGATGGAGGCGCGCGGACTGGTGGTGCGCCGCAGCTCCGAGCAGGACCGGCGGGTGAAGATGCTGGTCCTGACGGAGGACGGCGCTGCGCTGCGCGAGCGGCTGCTGGAGCGCATCTTCGAGCCGCCGGACGCCATCTGCGGCCTGCCGGAAGAGGACCTGTGCGCGCTGCGCGACATCATGCGCCGCGCGCTGGGCGCGCAGTAG
- a CDS encoding Rieske 2Fe-2S domain-containing protein, whose product MEPTPKVIRHFHPVLSARALGTRPVRVEVAGRAYALFRDGTGQPAALADACPHRFAPLSKGTVRADGRLQCPYHGWRFDAEGRGSNPSQPELRHCDARSFQVVERYGYLWLAERDTPLSAMPDMGDEGYVFGGAFSTHFAAPLHVSLDNFSEDEHTPYVHTRLGWDDPNAGRVEFEARNLEDRTEVHYRAPQRPAPIMTVLGVRDGDFFQNDWVTRFDPVRSQYTIRWVAPDGSPRPFITRANIFFVPETARTTRLHVFSFLRTEQRLLRPLLPVAARAAMALTWWEVRDDARFITTVADTPYSHKGMRLDRFDAPLVHQRRLMERIYYGAGPKMTGAVVPLSREAPGG is encoded by the coding sequence ATGGAGCCTACCCCCAAGGTCATCCGTCACTTCCACCCGGTGCTCTCCGCCCGCGCGCTGGGCACCCGGCCGGTCCGCGTGGAGGTGGCGGGCCGCGCCTACGCGCTCTTCCGGGACGGCACAGGGCAGCCCGCGGCGCTCGCGGATGCCTGCCCCCATCGCTTCGCGCCGCTGTCCAAGGGGACGGTGCGCGCGGACGGCCGGCTCCAGTGTCCGTACCACGGCTGGCGCTTCGACGCGGAGGGGCGCGGCAGCAACCCCAGCCAGCCGGAGCTGCGCCACTGTGACGCGCGCAGCTTCCAGGTGGTGGAGCGCTACGGCTACCTGTGGCTGGCCGAGCGGGACACGCCGCTTTCGGCCATGCCCGACATGGGCGATGAGGGCTACGTCTTCGGCGGCGCGTTCTCCACGCACTTCGCGGCGCCGCTGCACGTGTCGCTCGACAACTTCAGCGAGGACGAGCACACGCCCTACGTCCACACCCGGCTGGGCTGGGACGACCCGAACGCGGGCCGGGTGGAGTTCGAGGCGCGCAACCTGGAGGACCGCACGGAGGTGCACTACCGTGCCCCGCAGCGGCCCGCGCCCATCATGACGGTGCTGGGCGTGCGCGACGGTGACTTCTTCCAGAACGACTGGGTGACGCGCTTCGACCCGGTGCGCAGCCAGTACACCATCCGCTGGGTGGCGCCGGACGGCTCGCCGCGTCCCTTCATCACCCGGGCGAACATCTTCTTCGTGCCGGAGACGGCGCGCACCACGCGCCTGCACGTCTTCTCATTCCTGCGCACCGAACAGCGGCTGCTGCGTCCGCTGCTCCCCGTGGCGGCGCGGGCGGCCATGGCGCTCACCTGGTGGGAGGTGCGCGACGACGCGCGCTTCATCACCACCGTGGCGGACACGCCCTACAGTCACAAGGGCATGCGGCTGGACCGTTTCGACGCGCCGCTGGTGCACCAGCGGCGGCTCATGGAGCGCATCTACTACGGCGCCGGTCCGAAGATGACGGGGGCCGTGGTGCCGCTCTCCCGCGAGGCCCCGGGCGGCTGA
- a CDS encoding TolC family protein, whose product MSSFLALSLAATLAAAPPPTLTLEDALNRARKENLDLKAAQARLAQADTASRKAWAGYLPNVTVNGAITRNSIEAVIPAGPLAPVEIVIQPRVQMQAQGQVRQALIAPQLWAGIQAAYKAERVAELNVEQARREIFFGVAQAYYGTVAQAQAVAVQERLVELNSARAKDTQVRFEAGTVTRVALLRAEQDLARAEQDLIRARNAEASAKLVLATLLALDNPNFDVAPPPEPQVPEKTDTGVLVERSLEQRADVAAARESVELAQINKRGVWLSYLPNVQVSGTYNISNAAGLVGSNRIWLITLGASWTLWDGGLREANLQEASAVIAENRALQRKAELTARQEVNTAQLDLESALANRLKASQAVELARESHRLTEVSFKEGVATYLEVADANTALTQAEIGLVGERLQASLAGLRLLRAVGAFGARPLTTDLKVETSEAPFLQPLPEQTQPTQPTQEGPADAPRQP is encoded by the coding sequence ATGAGTTCATTCCTGGCGCTGTCCCTGGCGGCCACCCTGGCCGCGGCACCGCCGCCTACGCTGACCCTGGAGGACGCGCTCAACCGCGCCCGCAAGGAGAACCTGGACCTCAAGGCCGCACAGGCCCGCCTCGCTCAGGCGGATACCGCGTCGCGCAAGGCTTGGGCCGGCTACCTCCCCAACGTCACCGTCAACGGCGCCATCACCCGCAACTCCATCGAAGCGGTGATTCCCGCGGGTCCGCTCGCGCCCGTGGAAATCGTCATCCAGCCGCGGGTGCAGATGCAGGCCCAGGGCCAGGTGCGGCAGGCCCTCATCGCCCCGCAGCTGTGGGCCGGCATCCAGGCCGCCTACAAGGCGGAGCGCGTGGCGGAGCTCAACGTGGAGCAGGCGCGGCGCGAAATCTTCTTCGGCGTGGCGCAGGCGTACTACGGCACCGTGGCGCAGGCACAGGCCGTGGCGGTGCAGGAGCGGCTGGTGGAGCTCAACAGCGCGCGCGCCAAGGACACGCAGGTCCGCTTCGAGGCGGGTACGGTGACGCGCGTGGCGCTGCTGCGCGCCGAGCAGGACCTGGCCCGTGCGGAGCAGGACCTGATCCGCGCGCGCAACGCGGAGGCGTCCGCCAAGCTGGTGCTGGCCACCCTGCTGGCGCTGGACAACCCGAACTTCGACGTGGCGCCGCCACCGGAGCCCCAGGTGCCCGAGAAGACGGACACCGGCGTGCTCGTCGAGCGCTCGCTCGAGCAGCGCGCGGACGTCGCCGCGGCGCGTGAGTCCGTGGAGCTGGCGCAAATCAACAAGCGCGGCGTGTGGCTCAGCTACCTGCCCAACGTGCAGGTCTCCGGCACCTACAACATCAGCAACGCGGCGGGCCTCGTGGGCTCCAACCGCATCTGGCTCATCACCCTGGGCGCCAGCTGGACGTTGTGGGACGGCGGCCTGCGTGAGGCCAACCTGCAGGAGGCCTCGGCCGTCATCGCGGAGAACCGGGCGCTGCAGCGCAAGGCGGAGCTCACCGCGCGCCAGGAAGTGAATACCGCGCAGCTCGACCTGGAGAGCGCCCTGGCCAACCGCCTCAAGGCCTCACAGGCCGTGGAGCTGGCGCGCGAGTCCCATCGCCTCACCGAGGTCTCCTTCAAGGAAGGCGTGGCCACGTACCTGGAGGTCGCGGACGCGAACACCGCGCTGACGCAGGCGGAGATTGGTCTGGTGGGTGAGCGGCTGCAGGCCTCGCTCGCCGGCCTGCGCCTGCTGCGCGCGGTGGGCGCGTTCGGCGCCCGTCCCCTGACGACGGACCTGAAGGTGGAGACCTCGGAGGCGCCGTTCCTCCAGCCGCTGCCGGAGCAGACGCAGCCGACGCAGCCCACCCAGGAAGGGCCGGCGGACGCCCCCCGGCAGCCGTAA